The genomic segment GAGTGTCTGcttgccaaaaaaataaaaaagcaattttcTCCTGGCACTAGCGAGGTAGCTCCTTAGGAGAAAACATTCCTTTTCAATCCtgtaaggcaggggtccccaaccccaccGGTCCTTGGCCTgctaggaaccgggctgcacagcaggagatgagcgGCAGGCCAGTGAGCGAAGCTTCGCCTGCCGCTCGCCGTCGCTCGCGTTAGCACCTGAACCATCCCACGCCCCCGTCCGTCtcccatgaaaccggtccctggtgcccaaaATGTTGCAGACCGCTGCCGTTAGGGGTCATGATGACCCACTGCTTGCCTTGCACGTGCAGATCTGGGCTATGTAAACCGTCAATATGTTACTTTGATGTATAATCCTTTGTCTCAAAACCCTATAATTGTGCTTTGACTTCTAAaaggtggaacagttctcagagctttctgaaagactgtctcccaggttataatcctcaggttggctcaaataaaattttccatttctttctttgattgACTGTCGATTAAGAGGTATTGTACAGTCACAACTCCTTGTTTTTTTCTGGCAGTGCCCTGGATTTGATCTTTACTATAAAgctatttcttaattttgtttcttttttaaaaagatttttttgatgtggccCATTTTTAAAGTCCTGTCACAATATTGCCTCTGTTCCAcgccttggcttttttttttttttttggccacaaggcatgcgggatcccagctccccaaccagggatcgaacgcgcacccccttcattggaaggtgaagtcttaaccactggaccgccagggaagtccctaattttgtttctttattttagcCATCTGGAGAGGCTGAGAACTTTCAAAGTCATCAAGAATATCAaggtttgggaattccctggcggtccagtggttaggactctgtccttccattgcagggggcacaggttcgatccctggtcggggaactaagatcccacgagtcgcgcggccaaaaaaagaaaaaaataaaggtttaatAGACCTTCCTTTTGCTTATCtcacttctctttcatttaaCTATAAACAGCAAGAAGAAACTAGGGACAGCAGCCGGGAGACCGTCATGGTTCCTGGacatgttctatatcttgacctGGTTGGAGGTTATGTGGTTGTATGGATATGTAAAAAATAATCAATGTGTACACTTAAGATACACAAACTTTATTGTATTCCCGTTACacgttcttatttatttatttttggctgcattgggtcttcgttgctgcgcgtcggctttctctagttgcagcgagcagggactgctctttgttgcggtgcacaggcttctcattgcggtggcttctcgttgcagagcacgggctctaggcgcgcgggcttcagtagttgtggtatgtgtgatcagcagttgtggctcgcgggctctagagcgcagactcagtagttgtggcgcacgggcttagttgctccgcatcatgttggatcttcccggaccagggctcaatcccgggtcccctggattggcaggcggattcttaaccactgcgccaccaggcaagtcccaacacgttgggttttttttttcccccaacacgTTCATGCTTTTTTCCGACACGCTCTGAGCGTGAGCACCTGTGCGCGGAGAGCGCCGCGCGCGTGCATGAGCGTTCCGAGGCTGGAAGCAGAGATGGGTGCGCGTGCACATGCGCGGGGCAGAGGAGGCCAGTAGCAAGGGCGGGTGTGCGTGCGTGTACGTGCTCGCGCAGAGGCTGGAAGTAGTGCTGCGTGCTCTGCGTGCGCATGCGCGCGCAGAGGCTGGAAGCGGGGCTGGTGTTCCGGGTCAGTTGCGAGACATGGAAGGTTTCGCGGAGGGCAGCAGGCTGCCGTGCGAGGGGCCGGCCGAGGAGGCCGAGCCCCAGGTGGCGGCCTGGAGCGGGGACAGCGGTAATGTGTCCCAGAGCCACAGCAGCGCGTCGGTGCCGTGGGAGGATGAGGGCCCGGAGTCGGGCGCGCCCAGCCGGGACTTGCCGCTGCTGCGCCGCGCCGCCTCGGGCTACGCCGCCTGCCTGCTGCCTGGCGCGGGGGCGCGGCCCGAGGTCGAGGAGCTGGACGCGAGCCTGGAGGACCTGCTCACCAGGGTGGACGAGTTTGTGGGCATGCTGGACATGCTGCGCGGCGACTCCTCCCACGTGGTCAGCGAGGGCGTGCCTTGCATTTACGCCAAGGCCACCGAGATGCGGAGAGTGTACAGCAAGATCGACCGGCTGGAGGCCTTCGTCGGGATGATCGGCGCCAGTGTAGCCAGGCTGGAGGAGCAGGTCTCCAGGGCGGAGGCCGAGCTGGGGACGTTCCCCAGTACGTTCAGGAAACTCCTGCGCACAATTAACGTGCCCTCCTTCTTCAACAAGGCGCCTTCCAGCAGGTCCCAGGGGACCAGCTACGAACCCCCTGTCGTGTTTCGAACCGAAGACCACTTTCCTTGTTGCAGCGAAAGATCTCAGGTCTGAGTCCGCGGGACAGCGCTGCCAGAGGACGGGTCTGAAATTCTCTCGGGTAGTAATCAAACCAGTTGAAAATCCTGTAACTAGACATACATGATGTTGGAGTATGGAATTGTAGAGTTTATTTTTTGCACACTTGATTTCTCAGTATCTTCATCATTTCACGAAGGATGTGTGATTTTCTACGTCTTCCAGTTCAAACTTGAAGCTTCAAAGCTGCTTGGTGGGGGGCATCGGGGAAGCAAAATGAATGAACTTACCTGGGCACTGTGGCAGAACCGTtatttttatggattttacagCTCAACTAACAGTATTACCTTTTCAagatttgtatatttgtataccCTTAGGAAAACTGAGCCTTTAAAGCCTTGTTAATTCGATCCTAATAGAGATTCAGTTTTCAATAGCTTACTTCTAGGATAGGTGgtaagttatttaaaattatattaaacttTCCATATAATGGATTGCAAACCGAAGGAAATTATACAATTTCTGAGAAAACGTATTGATTTATTGCAGCTCATTCTGAAGTTTTTTTGAAAGTATGACCTCACAGTCTAAGTTTGTCCATAGCAAACGTGTCTATATATGATTCCCAACGTTTggtttataattaaatattaataaaaaatttaaattttattggaaaggGTTTCCCTCTGAAAAGGACTGTACgtattttcctttttgcttgtTTGAAAATAGACACGTTGAGTATCTGATTTAAGGAGTGAAATAAAGAAAGTTCAcaggcctttctcaccttctgagatggcccatactctgtctatggagtgtgtttctctctaaataaatccacttcttaaaaaaaaaaaagttcacagcattaaatatttatttcttctcaaagTGAACAGTTAAATTATTTGTGTGGTAATATGACTGGTATTAGGATTTTGTTCTTTCACCCTGACCACGTGGAATCTTAAAGATCCCTTGCAGGTACAGCAGGCTTTGATCTTgattttaatctgttttataaGGTGGTCCTCCTAGGTAGTAGAACTCAAGCATCGAGCTTAGGTTGCTTTTGTGTCATTTATCATAGATCTTTGAGGTTTGTAAAGTAGGTGTATTCTCAGCTGTGCATCGTGAAAAATCTGATTGTGTAATCTCCGACCTTAGCTTTCATGGACCTTCTGTgtcacacatttatatatatatatatatatttttttaatttattttatttttggctgcgttgagtctttgcttcgcgcaagctttctctagtttcggcgagcggaggctactcttcattgtggtgcgcaggcttctcattgccgtggcttctctttttgcagagcacgggctctaggtgcgtgagctcagtagctgtggctcacgggctctagagcgcaggctcagtagttgtggcgcacgggcttggttgctccgcggcatgtgggatctttccagaccagggcctgaacccgtgtcccctgcattggcaggcggattcttaaccactgcgccaccagggaagccctggaagataATTTACATCATTATCTGTGCACCTTATATCTAAGGGACCTTGGGTTCTGAAATTCTCTTAGTCGTTCGGTGTTGTTTCTGAGGTTTCTACTAGAGATTAGTGCAGGGCCTCATTGGGAGTGGGGACTGGAAGCTGGTTTGCATAGTACAAGACAGATGTTAGACCCAGGTCATCTTTCTGTCTCCAGAATGGAGGCTGGGGGGGCCAGGCACACCCCGCTCTGTTTGGCACTGCCCCCTTCACCTTCTCCTggttccctcctctcccacccctgacCAGCTGGAGAGTTAAGAGGGCCCTTCTGGATCTCAGAAAACTGTCCTTCCACCTCTTATGAAGTCAGTAGCAAAGTTGGGAGGGAGGCCCCCAGTGCTGAGGCTGGGGGAGAGCGGGGTGTGTTGTCATTCTGGTGACTCCTGCAGACTGTCTGCTGCCGGGGTCTAGAGTTCCCCCACCTTCTAGAAGAATAAGCAGGGATGGGCATGGGGTCGCATAAAGGCTGAGAGGAGCACACCACCCGTCACCCTAGAGACGAttagctttttttattttaattttaattggagtctcgttgatgtacaatgttgtgtttctgctgtacagcacagtgaatcagctatacgtatacgtacaaccactgtattttttagattcttttcccatataggtcattacagagtattgagtagagtgccCTGTGCAATTAGCTTGTTCTTCATTCCTACACCCAAGAGCACAGTAGCCACTTAGAGATTTCAGGAGTACCTAGGACATCCCCTCGTGCGTCCAAAGGCAGCCTCGGGCATACAGGAGTCACCCTGGAAGCACACATAAAATTGGGTGCTATTTATTCACACATAAAATTCACACatgtgggacttccttggtggcgcagtggcaaagactccacgctgccaatgcagggggtccgggttcgatccctggtcagggaactagatcccacatgcatgctgcaactaacagttcgcatgccacaactaaggagcccacatgcagcaagtAAGACCCGGAacaaccaaataaagaaataaataaaattcacacgTGAAATAAGGTGGTTAAGTACCTTGTGGCTTTTTATCCTCCAAGCCAGAACTTTCAGGAATATGAGCCTTGGACCATATGTAAGGAGGTGTGTCCATCATGAACCTGAGAGTAGGGGTCCTGGAGTCACACAGCTCGGGACATACGAAGGACATACTGAGAGGAAAAAACTAATAATGGTCTGAACTTAAAGTTTTAAACTAGCTTAGCTAAACAGCTGTCAGAAGGGGCAGCATAGGAAGAGGTGAAGCGTTATTTCGTAAGGATTTCTTCCAGCTGCTGAAAGTGACTAAGGAGAAAGGTGGGCTCAGGGTGGCAGATGGGATCCACGTCACCAGCCGTCCTTGGCTGTGACACAAGTAACAAGCAAGTGCAGCGCAGCTGCAATTCTCAACTTGTTACTGACTTAGGAAGAGGTGGAAGGACAGTTTTCTGAGATCCAGAAGGGCCCTCTTAACTCTCCAGCTGgtcaggggtgggagaggagggaaccAGGAGAAGGTGAAGGGGGCAGTGCCAAACAGAGCGGGGTGTGCCTGGCCCCCCCAGCCTCCATTCTGGAGACAGAAAAATGACCTTGGGCCAACATCTGTCCTGTCTGCCTCGTCACCCCTGCTTTCTTTACCAGGAACTTTGCCTCATGATCTCATGGCGGTATCACTTCTGAAGACTTTGCCTAGGAGTGATGTGCTGTGAATAGTAAGAGCGCACATCCAATTCATCAGTGTGCCTCCCAGCACCCCCGAAAACATCCTCAGTGCGTCCTCTGTGTCTGTCCCCACCGCCGCCCCGTCTCACCTGGGCCACTCAGCCCTCTCTTAAGTGGTTTCCTgcttcccccatcccctctccaAGCCACTTTTCATATAGCACACAGCGGCACAAGGGATCTTTCCAGAAATCAAATATATTGAGTTTTGCCTGAAACGCCCATCAGTTTCTCTTGTTATGtttgaataaaatccaaagtctgtCCTATGGCCGTCCAGGCCTGCAGGATCTGGCCCCTACGCCCTCACTGGTCCTGGGCCTCTCCCCTCTCACTCATTCACATCTCTCCAGCTTCACCTGGATCCTGGGAGATGCCCAGCGTGTTCCCCTCATAGCACTCACCACCACTGTGTCTGGGTCGTTATTAGATGGCTGTCGGCCCACGTCCAGGCGGGCATGGGCTCTGGCAGTCCCACTTCTCCTCGGATGTATTCTCACCGTGCCCGGCACACTCAGatacctgttgaatgaatgactcacACTGGCGGAGAGGATGAACAGCTAGACGAGAGCCAGGCACCCCAAAAGGAATAGGAGGCAAAACAGATACAGTAACTCAATCCCATGTTTGCTGGGAAATCAATCACCACAGGTGGGCGGAGGACCCCAAGGGAAATAAGACGTGGTTCTTCTCCCAAGAGCTTGACGGCCAGTGGGAGACAAGGTCAGACACCAACCTAATCCAATCCAAATTTCATGGACGGAACTTGCTAAACCCGTACAAGCAATCCTGTGGGCTCCCGTGCCTCAGGGATATTGATATAGAACTTGCAGAGCTATCTAAAGAGACTCTGAAAAAgtcaaaaacttaaaaactatttgttaaaaaaaatattttacaaagtgaCCTAAATCCTTAGTCCCAGTAATAGAAAaggaaatgcatttcttttaGAATGAGAGATTTTTCGTTACGATTTTCATCCTCAAAGGGGAGGGGTCAGTCTGTGGTCACATGAGACCCTGGAGCCAGAGGAAGGGAATAACCGGAACTGTCGCCCCTGTAACTAAGGGATTGCCCTCGGCTGCAGGAGCAGCTCCTTTCCAGCAGAGGGAGCTGTGGGAACAGGAACAGCCGCCTGAAAGC from the Lagenorhynchus albirostris chromosome 4, mLagAlb1.1, whole genome shotgun sequence genome contains:
- the BLOC1S4 gene encoding biogenesis of lysosome-related organelles complex 1 subunit 4; translation: MRGAEEASSKGGCACVYVLAQRLEVVLRALRAHARAEAGSGAGVPGQLRDMEGFAEGSRLPCEGPAEEAEPQVAAWSGDSGNVSQSHSSASVPWEDEGPESGAPSRDLPLLRRAASGYAACLLPGAGARPEVEELDASLEDLLTRVDEFVGMLDMLRGDSSHVVSEGVPCIYAKATEMRRVYSKIDRLEAFVGMIGASVARLEEQVSRAEAELGTFPSTFRKLLRTINVPSFFNKAPSSRSQGTSYEPPVVFRTEDHFPCCSERSQV